One Cryptomeria japonica chromosome 9, Sugi_1.0, whole genome shotgun sequence genomic window carries:
- the LOC131858209 gene encoding pentatricopeptide repeat-containing protein At2g13600-like isoform X1 → MALHVHAMSSITNLNQNLRALCAEGRLKDAINIVITTNNTPVQASTYIHLLQSCIDKKALSEGKKISSHINDSGHAFATHPLIQTKLINMFDKCGSVMDARHVFDNMCEPDVFSWNVIIAAYRNHGCPQQAFKLFHQMQRTAVQPDHFTLSTVLPVCANTSSLKYGLQIHGKVIRCGFQSEVIVMNTLIDMYSKYGRIHNARQLFDKMQNADVVSWNAMIAGYVKQGELDEAFMLFSEMPQPNVVSWTSIIAGYAQNGFVEKALDIFKQMQLAGVKPTSETFSSIVSACAKIGLVEQGMGIHQRVTESGMPFNIVVANALIDMYTKCGSVRKARQLFDEMFHRNVISWTTMIAGYTQNGHADKALEMFNGMQVAGVKPNSSTFASILTSCAKMGALEQGMEVHSKVIESGHLWDIVLVTALLDMYTKCGNIEKGHKLFNTMHNPDVVSWNALITGYANIGALDKALKLFNEIPHRNAVSWTAVIAGFAQNGLVENALEYFKQMLLAGIKPSSVTFASILPACAKVGALEQGMETHEKIIERGLLSEVFVANTLIHMYAKCGTIQKAYKLFDKMPQRTIISWNAMIAGYAMHGYSNDALKLFALMKHSGTNPNHVSFLCVLFACSHAGLVDEGCKHFNNMSDLYSIVPTTDHYVCMADLLGRACYLEETLNFIIKMPIKPDLVVWMCLLGACRLHVNVDLGEFVARTLFEIDSKNAAPYVLLSNIYAKVNRWGDHQKIRKLMKEKEIKKTPGCSWIEVNKGVHAFCVGDKSHPQTQEIYAKLDTLSWEMKAAGYTPNITPILNDVEEEEKEILLCHHSEKLAIAFGLLNTLPGTTIRVVKNLRVCGDCHTATKFISKVVAREIVVRDANRFHHFKHGQCSCGDYW, encoded by the coding sequence ATGGCATTGCATGTTCATGCGATGTCATCtataaccaatctcaatcaaaaccTGAGAGCACTCTGTGCAGAAGGTCGCTTGAAGGATGCAATAAACATTGTTATTACTACAAACAATACTCCTGTACAGGCTTCCACATATATTCATCTATTGCAGAGCTGCATAGATAAGAAAGCCCTTTCAGAGGGTAAGAAAATAAGCTCCCACATCAATGACAGTGGGCATGCATTTGCCACACATCCTCTTATACAAACTAAACTTATCAACATGTTTGACAAGTGCGGAAGCGTTATGGACGCTCGCCATGTTTTTGACAACATGTGCGAGCCAGACGTTTTTTCATGGAATGTGATAATTGCGGCTTACCGAAATCATGGGTGTCCTCAACAGGCTTTCAAACTGTTTCACCAAATGCAACGAACGGCCGTCCAACCTGATCACTTCACCTTGTCCACTGTTCTCCCTGTGTGTGCCAACACATCATCTctaaaatatggtttgcagatccATGGAAAGGTAATCAGATGTGGATTTCAATCCGAAGTTATTGTGATGAATACACTAATCGATATgtattcaaaatatggaaggatccACAATGCGCgtcaattgtttgacaaaatgcagaATGCAGATGTCGTTTCATGGAATGCGATGATTGCAGGCTACGTCAAACAGGGTGAGCTTGACGAGGCTTTTATGCTTTTCAGTGAAATGCCTCAGCCGAATGTGGTCTCGTGGACTTCAAtcattgctggatatgcacaaaatgggtttGTGGAAAAAGCCTTGGATATTTTTAAGCAGATGCAGTTAGCAGGTGTAAAACCAACCTCAGAAACATTTTCAAGCATCGTCTCCGCTTGTGCTAAAATCGGACTTGTAGAACAGGGTATGGGAATCCATCAAAGAGTAACAGAAAGTGGAATGCCCTTCAATATTGTGGTTGccaatgccctgatagacatgtacaCAAAATGTGGAAGCGTACGCAAGGCACGCCAATTGTTTGACGAGATGTTTCACCGAAATGTCATCTCATGGACAACAATGATTGCAGGATACACACAAAATGGGCATGCTGATAAAGCTTTGGAAATGTTTAATGGAATGCAAGTGGCAGGCGTAAAACCAAACTCgtcaacctttgccagcatccttacATCTTGcgctaaaatgggagctttggaacagggtatggaggtCCACTCAAAAGTAATTGAGAGCGGACATTTGTGGGATATTGTACTTGTGACTGCCCTCCTGGACATGTAcacaaaatgtggaaacatagaaAAGGGACACAAATTGTTCAACACAATGCATAACCCAGATGTCGTTTCATGGAATGCATTGATTACAGGATATGCCAATATTGGAGCTCTTGACAAGGCTTTGAAGCTTTTTAATGAGATACCTCATAGAAATGCTGTCTCATGGACTGCAGTCATTGCTGGATTTGCTCAAAATGGGCTTGTTGAAAATGCTTTGGAGTATTTCAAGCAAATGCTTTTAGCAGGCATAAAACCAAGCTCAgtaacctttgccagcatcctacCTGCGTGTGCCAAAGTTGgcgctttggaacagggtatggaaacCCATGAAAAAATCATCGAAAGAGGACTTTTGTCAGAAGTTTTCGTTGCAAATACCCTTAtacacatgtatgcaaaatgtggaaccaTACAGAAGGCAtacaaattgtttgacaaaatgcctcagcgaactatcatctcatggaatgcaatgattgcaggatatgcaatgCATGGCTATAGCAATGATGCCCTTAAACTCTTTGCACTAATGAAGCACTCTGGAACAAACCCCAACCATGTAAGCTTTCTTTGTGTTTTATTTGCATGCAGTCATGCTGGTTTAGTAGATGAGGGCTGTAAACACTTCAATAACATGAGCGATTTGTACTCCATTGTACCTACTACTGATCATTATGTTTGTATGGCGGACCTTCTTGGCCGTGCTTGCTATCTTGAAGAAACCCTAAACTTTATTATCAAAATGCCAATAAAACCTGATCTGGTTGTGTGGATGTGTTTGCTCGGTGCTTGTAGATTACATGTGAATGTAGATCTAGGAGAATTTGTGGCAAGAACACTTTTTGAAATAGATTCCAAAAATGCTGCACCATATGTGCTTCTGTCAAACATCTATGCAAAAGTGAATAGGTGGGGTGACCATCAAAAGATAAGGAAATTAATGAAagagaaagaaataaaaaagactcctggatgtagttggattgaagtAAATAAAGGTGTACATGCTTTTTGTGTAGGAGATAAATCACATCCACAAACACAGGAAATCTATGCAAAGTTGGATACATTGTCTTGGGAGATGAAGGCAGCAGGGTATACACCGAATATAACACCTATATTGAATGatgtggaagaggaagagaaggaaataCTTCTTTGCCACCATAGTGAGAAGTTGGCAATAGCATTTGGGTTATTAAACACGTTGCCTGGAACAACTATCAGAGTTGTCAAGAACCTTCGAGTTTGTGGTGACTGTCATACTGCAACCAAGTTTATATCCAAGGTTGTTGCAAGAGAAATTGTTGTGAGAGATGCTAATCGTTTCCATCATTTTAAACACGGACAATGTTCTTGTGGAGATTATTGGTGA
- the LOC131858209 gene encoding pentatricopeptide repeat-containing protein At2g13600-like isoform X2 produces MALHVHAMSSITNLNQNLRALCAEGRLKDAINIVITTNNTPVQASTYIHLLQSCIDKKALSEGKKISSHINDSGHAFATHPLIQTKLINMFDKCGSVMDARHVFDNMCEPDVFSWNVIIAAYRNHGCPQQAFKLFHQMQRTAVQPDHFTLSTVLPVCANTSSLKYGLQIHGKVIRCGFQSEVIVMNTLIDMYSKYGRIHNARQLFDKMQNADVVSWNAMIAGYVKQGELDEAFMLFSEMPQPNVVSWTSIIAGYAQNGFVEKALDIFKQMQLAGVKPTSETFSSIVSACAKIGLVEQGMGIHQRVTESGMPFNIVVANALIDMYTKCGSVRKARQLFDEMFHRNVISWTTMIAGYTQNGHADKALEMFNGMQVAGVKPNSSTFASILTSCAKMGALEQGMEVHSKVIESGHLWDIVLVTALLDMYTKCGNIEKGHKLFNTMHNPDVVSWNALITGYANIGALDKALKLFNEIPHRNAVSWTAVIAGFAQNGLVENALEYFKQMLLAGIKPSSVTFASILPACAKVGALEQGMETHEKIIERGLLSEVFVANTLIHMYAKCGTIQKAYKLFDKMPQRTIISWNAMIAGYAMHGYSNDALKLFALMKHSGTNPNHEINHIHKHRKSMQSWIHCLGR; encoded by the exons ATGGCATTGCATGTTCATGCGATGTCATCtataaccaatctcaatcaaaaccTGAGAGCACTCTGTGCAGAAGGTCGCTTGAAGGATGCAATAAACATTGTTATTACTACAAACAATACTCCTGTACAGGCTTCCACATATATTCATCTATTGCAGAGCTGCATAGATAAGAAAGCCCTTTCAGAGGGTAAGAAAATAAGCTCCCACATCAATGACAGTGGGCATGCATTTGCCACACATCCTCTTATACAAACTAAACTTATCAACATGTTTGACAAGTGCGGAAGCGTTATGGACGCTCGCCATGTTTTTGACAACATGTGCGAGCCAGACGTTTTTTCATGGAATGTGATAATTGCGGCTTACCGAAATCATGGGTGTCCTCAACAGGCTTTCAAACTGTTTCACCAAATGCAACGAACGGCCGTCCAACCTGATCACTTCACCTTGTCCACTGTTCTCCCTGTGTGTGCCAACACATCATCTctaaaatatggtttgcagatccATGGAAAGGTAATCAGATGTGGATTTCAATCCGAAGTTATTGTGATGAATACACTAATCGATATgtattcaaaatatggaaggatccACAATGCGCgtcaattgtttgacaaaatgcagaATGCAGATGTCGTTTCATGGAATGCGATGATTGCAGGCTACGTCAAACAGGGTGAGCTTGACGAGGCTTTTATGCTTTTCAGTGAAATGCCTCAGCCGAATGTGGTCTCGTGGACTTCAAtcattgctggatatgcacaaaatgggtttGTGGAAAAAGCCTTGGATATTTTTAAGCAGATGCAGTTAGCAGGTGTAAAACCAACCTCAGAAACATTTTCAAGCATCGTCTCCGCTTGTGCTAAAATCGGACTTGTAGAACAGGGTATGGGAATCCATCAAAGAGTAACAGAAAGTGGAATGCCCTTCAATATTGTGGTTGccaatgccctgatagacatgtacaCAAAATGTGGAAGCGTACGCAAGGCACGCCAATTGTTTGACGAGATGTTTCACCGAAATGTCATCTCATGGACAACAATGATTGCAGGATACACACAAAATGGGCATGCTGATAAAGCTTTGGAAATGTTTAATGGAATGCAAGTGGCAGGCGTAAAACCAAACTCgtcaacctttgccagcatccttacATCTTGcgctaaaatgggagctttggaacagggtatggaggtCCACTCAAAAGTAATTGAGAGCGGACATTTGTGGGATATTGTACTTGTGACTGCCCTCCTGGACATGTAcacaaaatgtggaaacatagaaAAGGGACACAAATTGTTCAACACAATGCATAACCCAGATGTCGTTTCATGGAATGCATTGATTACAGGATATGCCAATATTGGAGCTCTTGACAAGGCTTTGAAGCTTTTTAATGAGATACCTCATAGAAATGCTGTCTCATGGACTGCAGTCATTGCTGGATTTGCTCAAAATGGGCTTGTTGAAAATGCTTTGGAGTATTTCAAGCAAATGCTTTTAGCAGGCATAAAACCAAGCTCAgtaacctttgccagcatcctacCTGCGTGTGCCAAAGTTGgcgctttggaacagggtatggaaacCCATGAAAAAATCATCGAAAGAGGACTTTTGTCAGAAGTTTTCGTTGCAAATACCCTTAtacacatgtatgcaaaatgtggaaccaTACAGAAGGCAtacaaattgtttgacaaaatgcctcagcgaactatcatctcatggaatgcaatgattgcaggatatgcaatgCATGGCTATAGCAATGATGCCCTTAAACTCTTTGCACTAATGAAGCACTCTGGAACAAACCCCAACCAT GAGATAAATCACATCCACAAACACAGGAAATCTATGCAAAGTTGGATACATTGTCTTGGGAGATGA
- the LOC131858209 gene encoding pentatricopeptide repeat-containing protein At2g13600-like isoform X3, with protein MALHVHAMSSITNLNQNLRALCAEGRLKDAINIVITTNNTPVQASTYIHLLQSCIDKKALSEGKKISSHINDSGHAFATHPLIQTKLINMFDKCGSVMDARHVFDNMCEPDVFSWNVIIAAYRNHGCPQQAFKLFHQMQRTAVQPDHFTLSTVLPVCANTSSLKYGLQIHGKVIRCGFQSEVIVMNTLIDMYSKYGRIHNARQLFDKMQNADVVSWNAMIAGYVKQGELDEAFMLFSEMPQPNVVSWTSIIAGYAQNGFVEKALDIFKQMQLAGVKPTSETFSSIVSACAKIGLVEQGMGIHQRVTESGMPFNIVVANALIDMYTKCGSVRKARQLFDEMFHRNVISWTTMIAGYTQNGHADKALEMFNGMQVAGVKPNSSTFASILTSCAKMGALEQGMEVHSKVIESGHLWDIVLVTALLDMYTKCGNIEKGHKLFNTMHNPDVVSWNALITGYANIGALDKALKLFNEIPHRNAVSWTAVIAGFAQNGLVENALEYFKQMLLAGIKPSSVTFASILPACAKVGALEQGMETHEKIIERGLLSEVFVANTLIHMYAKCGTIQKAYKLFDKMPQRTIISWNAMIAGYAMHGYSNDALKLFALMKHSGTNPNHVDFVSYVVVENEGYL; from the exons ATGGCATTGCATGTTCATGCGATGTCATCtataaccaatctcaatcaaaaccTGAGAGCACTCTGTGCAGAAGGTCGCTTGAAGGATGCAATAAACATTGTTATTACTACAAACAATACTCCTGTACAGGCTTCCACATATATTCATCTATTGCAGAGCTGCATAGATAAGAAAGCCCTTTCAGAGGGTAAGAAAATAAGCTCCCACATCAATGACAGTGGGCATGCATTTGCCACACATCCTCTTATACAAACTAAACTTATCAACATGTTTGACAAGTGCGGAAGCGTTATGGACGCTCGCCATGTTTTTGACAACATGTGCGAGCCAGACGTTTTTTCATGGAATGTGATAATTGCGGCTTACCGAAATCATGGGTGTCCTCAACAGGCTTTCAAACTGTTTCACCAAATGCAACGAACGGCCGTCCAACCTGATCACTTCACCTTGTCCACTGTTCTCCCTGTGTGTGCCAACACATCATCTctaaaatatggtttgcagatccATGGAAAGGTAATCAGATGTGGATTTCAATCCGAAGTTATTGTGATGAATACACTAATCGATATgtattcaaaatatggaaggatccACAATGCGCgtcaattgtttgacaaaatgcagaATGCAGATGTCGTTTCATGGAATGCGATGATTGCAGGCTACGTCAAACAGGGTGAGCTTGACGAGGCTTTTATGCTTTTCAGTGAAATGCCTCAGCCGAATGTGGTCTCGTGGACTTCAAtcattgctggatatgcacaaaatgggtttGTGGAAAAAGCCTTGGATATTTTTAAGCAGATGCAGTTAGCAGGTGTAAAACCAACCTCAGAAACATTTTCAAGCATCGTCTCCGCTTGTGCTAAAATCGGACTTGTAGAACAGGGTATGGGAATCCATCAAAGAGTAACAGAAAGTGGAATGCCCTTCAATATTGTGGTTGccaatgccctgatagacatgtacaCAAAATGTGGAAGCGTACGCAAGGCACGCCAATTGTTTGACGAGATGTTTCACCGAAATGTCATCTCATGGACAACAATGATTGCAGGATACACACAAAATGGGCATGCTGATAAAGCTTTGGAAATGTTTAATGGAATGCAAGTGGCAGGCGTAAAACCAAACTCgtcaacctttgccagcatccttacATCTTGcgctaaaatgggagctttggaacagggtatggaggtCCACTCAAAAGTAATTGAGAGCGGACATTTGTGGGATATTGTACTTGTGACTGCCCTCCTGGACATGTAcacaaaatgtggaaacatagaaAAGGGACACAAATTGTTCAACACAATGCATAACCCAGATGTCGTTTCATGGAATGCATTGATTACAGGATATGCCAATATTGGAGCTCTTGACAAGGCTTTGAAGCTTTTTAATGAGATACCTCATAGAAATGCTGTCTCATGGACTGCAGTCATTGCTGGATTTGCTCAAAATGGGCTTGTTGAAAATGCTTTGGAGTATTTCAAGCAAATGCTTTTAGCAGGCATAAAACCAAGCTCAgtaacctttgccagcatcctacCTGCGTGTGCCAAAGTTGgcgctttggaacagggtatggaaacCCATGAAAAAATCATCGAAAGAGGACTTTTGTCAGAAGTTTTCGTTGCAAATACCCTTAtacacatgtatgcaaaatgtggaaccaTACAGAAGGCAtacaaattgtttgacaaaatgcctcagcgaactatcatctcatggaatgcaatgattgcaggatatgcaatgCATGGCTATAGCAATGATGCCCTTAAACTCTTTGCACTAATGAAGCACTCTGGAACAAACCCCAACCAT GTGGATTTTGTGTCGTATGTGGTCGTGGAAAATGAAGGGTATTTGTGA